From Paenibacillus sp. V4I7, one genomic window encodes:
- a CDS encoding helix-turn-helix domain-containing protein, protein MINIGPNIRRLRKLNNMNQVEFSSRIGISQGNLSEIEQGNCNPSFDTLLAIKKQFNCNIDDLIIIENDLIKSNVSSVLSEGELSMISNYRLLDGFDQKEIDEIIKIKISLNKGKIRSDIKS, encoded by the coding sequence ATGATAAATATTGGCCCCAATATTCGTAGATTACGAAAATTAAATAATATGAATCAAGTGGAGTTTTCGAGTAGAATAGGCATCTCTCAAGGGAATCTAAGTGAGATTGAGCAAGGAAATTGCAATCCATCTTTTGATACCTTATTAGCAATAAAGAAACAATTTAATTGTAATATAGATGATTTAATAATAATTGAGAATGATTTAATTAAATCTAATGTTTCTTCTGTTCTATCAGAAGGAGAGTTAAGCATGATTTCTAACTATAGGTTGTTAGATGGGTTTGATCAAAAAGAAATCGATGAAATCATTAAAATAAAGATTTCTTTAAATAAAGGTAAAATCAGATCTGATATTAAGTCGTGA
- the sigW gene encoding RNA polymerase sigma factor SigW: MNFVEARLAKLARNGDRNAFAELVELYKDKIFHLAYRMLNNKQEAEDAVQETFLRVYTNLHRYDENQKFSTWIFRIGTNLCIDKLRRRKNTYSLDAEMPDGEGNDYYAMLPSHEDTPEKQVIVSETQEQIRQAIETLPEKYKSVVILRYLHDMSLQEISDVLDMPVTTIKTRVHRGREYLRKRLEQEDQVGYTNPVHM; this comes from the coding sequence TTGAACTTTGTAGAAGCACGTCTGGCTAAGCTGGCCAGGAATGGGGATCGGAATGCTTTTGCAGAGCTTGTGGAGCTCTATAAGGACAAGATCTTTCATTTGGCTTACCGTATGCTGAATAATAAGCAAGAAGCCGAGGATGCTGTGCAGGAGACGTTCTTGCGGGTATATACCAATCTGCACCGATACGATGAGAATCAGAAGTTTTCGACTTGGATTTTCCGTATAGGGACGAATCTGTGTATCGATAAGCTGCGTCGAAGAAAGAACACTTACTCGCTTGATGCGGAGATGCCAGATGGAGAGGGCAATGATTATTATGCCATGCTCCCAAGTCATGAGGATACACCTGAGAAGCAAGTGATTGTCTCCGAAACACAGGAACAGATACGCCAGGCTATTGAAACGTTACCTGAAAAATATAAATCCGTTGTGATTCTGAGATATCTGCACGATATGTCTTTGCAGGAGATAAGCGACGTACTTGATATGCCAGTTACAACGATCAAAACACGTGTACACCGTGGGCGGGAGTACTTGCGTAAAAGGTTAGAGCAGGAGGATCAAGTTGGCTACACAAATCCTGTTCATATGTGA
- the cdaA gene encoding diadenylate cyclase CdaA: MDLLTSISAKDIVDILIVSYVIYKLILLVRGTRAIQLMKGILVVVITWVFSIWFQLSTLQWMMNQTFTFGVLGVIIIFQPELRRALEQLGRGKLFSRSSTEEDQDVNKRISEVIRAANYLAKRKIGALIVFEKETGLTDYVESGIAIESKISAELLINIFIPNTPLHDGAVIIRQGQLMAAGCYLPLSENPFISKELGTRHRAAIGMSEVSDGMCIIVSEETGQISLTINGHIVRDIKEESLIAKLFEELKPKAKTNEKNPFLKWRGRSNG; encoded by the coding sequence ATGGACTTACTCACGAGCATCTCGGCTAAGGATATCGTTGATATTCTGATCGTTAGCTATGTGATTTATAAACTAATCCTGTTGGTGCGAGGGACAAGGGCTATTCAACTTATGAAGGGTATCCTTGTTGTCGTCATTACATGGGTATTTAGTATTTGGTTTCAGCTCAGTACGCTGCAATGGATGATGAACCAGACCTTTACGTTCGGGGTTCTTGGGGTCATTATTATTTTTCAACCGGAGCTAAGGCGGGCATTGGAGCAGTTGGGCCGGGGGAAACTATTCAGCCGATCTTCTACGGAAGAAGATCAAGATGTTAATAAGCGGATTAGTGAAGTGATACGTGCTGCGAATTATTTGGCCAAAAGAAAGATAGGGGCCTTGATTGTTTTCGAGAAAGAGACTGGTCTAACTGATTATGTCGAGTCCGGTATTGCGATAGAGAGTAAGATCAGCGCGGAGCTGTTGATTAATATTTTCATACCGAATACGCCGCTTCACGATGGCGCTGTAATCATTCGACAAGGCCAATTAATGGCTGCTGGTTGTTATTTACCCTTGTCTGAGAATCCCTTTATCAGTAAAGAGCTTGGTACACGGCATCGTGCGGCCATTGGGATGAGTGAGGTTTCAGATGGGATGTGTATCATTGTTTCGGAAGAGACCGGGCAAATCTCGCTCACAATAAATGGTCATATCGTACGGGACATTAAAGAGGAATCTTTGATTGCCAAATTGTTCGAAGAACTGAAGCCGAAGGCGAAAACAAATGAGAAGAACCCTTTCTTGAAATGGAGGGGGCGTTCGAATGGATAA
- a CDS encoding DMT family transporter, whose amino-acid sequence MGRWLAMVLVIIGASSYGLLSSFIKMAYDQGFTEGQITPAQMTMGTLFVWMLILFHKKSWVNPFKGPWIKLGLIGIFGLALTTVFFNIALKELNASLSIILLFQFTWMTIAMDCIVKRRLPKKAESIAIVLILVGTLLAVNVFETNWEQFSFLGILYGLLSALTYSIFLFFTGQVISALPPLMNSAIMLTAAMPVMYILYPPTVFVHENGSTLLLWGLLLGFLGQVVPTVSFNIGIPRIGSTLSAMLGSVELPVAVIAAHLLIGEPVNGLQWLGMGLIIGGIIISENKS is encoded by the coding sequence ATGGGGCGATGGTTAGCAATGGTCCTTGTCATTATTGGGGCGTCAAGCTATGGCTTGCTTTCCTCTTTTATCAAGATGGCATATGATCAAGGATTTACAGAAGGGCAAATTACACCGGCACAAATGACTATGGGTACTTTGTTTGTATGGATGTTGATTCTTTTTCACAAAAAATCGTGGGTCAATCCCTTTAAGGGTCCTTGGATTAAGCTTGGTTTGATAGGTATTTTTGGATTGGCTTTAACGACGGTCTTTTTCAATATTGCTTTAAAAGAGTTGAATGCTTCTTTATCAATTATTCTTCTGTTTCAGTTCACTTGGATGACAATTGCCATGGATTGTATTGTGAAACGAAGGCTTCCAAAAAAGGCAGAAAGCATAGCGATTGTCTTAATTTTGGTGGGTACATTACTCGCCGTAAATGTGTTTGAGACGAACTGGGAACAATTTAGTTTCCTGGGAATTTTGTATGGATTGTTGTCGGCTTTGACGTACAGCATATTCCTCTTTTTTACTGGACAAGTGATTAGTGCCCTGCCTCCTCTTATGAATTCGGCTATTATGCTTACCGCGGCGATGCCTGTGATGTATATCCTGTATCCTCCGACGGTCTTTGTACATGAGAATGGAAGTACGCTGCTGTTATGGGGACTTTTGTTGGGCTTCTTGGGGCAGGTTGTACCTACGGTATCATTTAATATAGGAATTCCGCGAATCGGTAGTACTCTTTCCGCTATGCTTGGATCGGTTGAACTGCCAGTGGCCGTTATTGCTGCTCATCTACTTATAGGAGAGCCGGTAAATGGGTTACAATGGTTAGGGATGGGACTGATCATAGGAGGCATAATTATTTCTGAAAACAAATCATAA
- a CDS encoding IS3 family transposase has protein sequence MESFWGTLKCEKYYLHTYHTFEELKRDIEAYIRFYNNE, from the coding sequence ATGGAATCTTTCTGGGGGACCCTAAAATGCGAGAAATACTATTTACACACGTACCATACCTTTGAGGAGCTCAAGCGGGACATTGAGGCCTATATCCGCTTTTACAACAACGAATGA
- a CDS encoding zf-HC2 domain-containing protein, with protein MNCKEALPLIHEYLDGDLQGSDSQRLKEHLISCQACHALFRQLEKTDAMVRMLPPVRVSETLTAQIMSGLPPVKKRNSWMDFIRKHPAVSVAVVFATVMFGSFMSMWNDDTNLMVKGSNLQDVVIEGNTVTVPQGHTVKGDLVVQRGKLKVEGEVTGNLIVIDGSLNLASTAHISGHVTQVDEALGWVWYKLGEFVGMLSH; from the coding sequence ATGAATTGTAAAGAAGCCCTCCCGCTCATACATGAATATCTCGACGGTGATTTGCAAGGATCCGATTCTCAGCGATTGAAGGAGCATTTGATATCCTGCCAAGCATGTCATGCGCTCTTCAGACAATTGGAGAAAACGGATGCGATGGTTAGAATGCTGCCTCCCGTTAGAGTATCTGAAACGTTAACTGCACAAATCATGAGCGGACTGCCTCCAGTGAAGAAGCGCAATTCCTGGATGGACTTCATTCGCAAGCATCCTGCTGTATCGGTAGCTGTTGTTTTCGCTACTGTCATGTTCGGAAGCTTCATGTCCATGTGGAATGATGATACGAATTTGATGGTGAAGGGAAGTAACCTTCAGGACGTTGTGATTGAGGGTAATACAGTTACTGTACCGCAAGGGCATACGGTAAAAGGTGATCTTGTTGTTCAGCGGGGGAAACTGAAAGTTGAAGGCGAAGTAACAGGAAACTTAATCGTTATTGATGGTTCTCTCAATCTAGCGTCAACCGCGCATATCTCTGGGCACGTCACGCAAGTCGATGAAGCATTGGGCTGGGTTTGGTATAAATTAGGCGAGTTCGTGGGAATGCTCTCGCATTAG
- the glmS gene encoding glutamine--fructose-6-phosphate transaminase (isomerizing) encodes MCGIVGYIGKRNSQEILLEGLKKLEYRGYDSAGVAVYTADGLQIKKAKGRIANLESKLDETPLNGSVGIGHTRWATHGKPSDVNSHPHTDNSMKFSVVHNGIIENYISLKEELTAKGHQFVSETDTEVISHLIADLYEGDILKAVQKAVKHMTGAFALGVLTEYEPDRLVAVRQASPLIIGIGEGENFIGSDIPAILEYTRNVFILNDGEMALLTRDGVELMTLEGNFISREMFHVDWDIVTAEKAGFDHFMLKEIYDQPKAYRDTMGSRISPDGLSVTLNELTITADAIRNINRVHIVACGTAFHAGMVGKYVIEKLARIPVETDVASEYRYRSPIITKDTLVIVVSQSGETADTLAALREAKRCGAHVLAITNVVGSSVAREADDVITTWAGLEIAVASTKGYTSQLIAFYLLGLHLAQTLGTQTSDEIKEAITALKELPAQVEEILAQAEAIKAVAEEMAKHDNLFFIGRGLDYAVAMEGSLKLKEISYIHSEAYAAGELKHGTLALIEDGVPVIALATQHELLEKTVSNIKEVKARGANVLGIAVEGELELQKSVDSTFVIPKTLDVLSPALAVIPLQLLSYYASLARGNDVDKPRNLAKSVTVE; translated from the coding sequence ATGTGCGGAATTGTTGGTTATATTGGAAAGCGTAATTCTCAAGAAATTTTATTGGAAGGGCTCAAAAAGCTCGAATATAGAGGCTATGACTCTGCAGGTGTAGCTGTGTATACGGCTGATGGTTTACAAATTAAGAAGGCAAAAGGCCGCATCGCTAATCTTGAATCCAAGCTGGATGAGACTCCACTGAACGGAAGCGTTGGAATCGGACATACGCGTTGGGCAACACATGGTAAGCCTTCGGATGTGAACTCTCATCCTCATACGGATAATTCGATGAAATTTTCGGTTGTGCACAACGGCATTATCGAAAATTATATTAGTCTCAAAGAAGAGTTGACTGCGAAAGGTCATCAATTTGTATCTGAAACGGACACAGAAGTTATTTCTCACTTAATCGCTGATTTGTACGAAGGAGATATCCTAAAAGCTGTCCAAAAAGCGGTAAAGCATATGACAGGTGCATTTGCTCTAGGCGTACTGACAGAATATGAACCGGATCGCCTTGTAGCTGTGCGCCAGGCTAGTCCTTTGATCATCGGTATTGGCGAAGGCGAGAATTTCATTGGTTCGGATATCCCTGCTATTCTTGAATATACGCGAAATGTGTTTATTTTAAATGATGGCGAAATGGCGCTCTTGACGCGTGACGGTGTCGAATTAATGACTTTAGAGGGGAATTTTATTTCCAGGGAAATGTTTCATGTCGATTGGGATATTGTAACTGCTGAAAAAGCCGGATTTGATCACTTTATGTTGAAAGAAATCTATGACCAACCTAAAGCTTACCGCGACACAATGGGCAGCCGTATTTCCCCTGATGGTCTTAGCGTGACGTTGAACGAGCTTACGATTACAGCTGATGCGATTCGCAACATTAACCGTGTTCATATTGTTGCTTGTGGTACAGCCTTTCATGCGGGTATGGTTGGTAAGTATGTTATTGAGAAATTGGCGCGCATTCCGGTGGAAACGGATGTTGCCTCTGAATATCGTTATCGTTCACCGATTATTACGAAAGATACGCTTGTCATCGTAGTTAGCCAGTCTGGTGAGACTGCGGATACGCTTGCTGCGCTTCGTGAAGCTAAACGTTGTGGTGCGCATGTTCTGGCTATTACGAATGTGGTAGGAAGCTCAGTAGCACGTGAAGCAGATGATGTGATCACAACTTGGGCGGGACTAGAAATTGCAGTAGCATCTACGAAGGGTTATACATCACAGTTAATTGCTTTCTATTTGCTCGGCTTGCACCTAGCTCAAACGCTAGGAACGCAAACATCTGATGAAATTAAAGAAGCTATCACAGCCTTGAAAGAGCTGCCGGCTCAAGTGGAAGAAATTTTGGCGCAAGCGGAAGCCATTAAAGCAGTCGCTGAGGAGATGGCTAAACATGATAATCTCTTCTTCATCGGAAGAGGCTTGGATTATGCTGTGGCCATGGAAGGATCTTTGAAGCTGAAAGAGATTTCTTACATTCACTCAGAAGCTTATGCAGCAGGTGAATTAAAGCACGGTACACTAGCGCTAATCGAGGATGGTGTTCCGGTGATTGCGTTGGCTACTCAGCATGAGCTGCTTGAGAAAACCGTGAGCAATATCAAAGAAGTGAAAGCGCGCGGCGCTAATGTACTTGGGATTGCCGTAGAAGGTGAGCTGGAGCTGCAGAAGTCTGTAGACAGCACCTTCGTTATTCCGAAGACGCTGGATGTTCTATCACCAGCGTTGGCGGTAATACCGCTACAGCTGCTTTCGTATTACGCTTCGTTGGCGCGTGGTAATGATGTTGATAAGCCTCGTAATTTGGCGAAGAGTGTGACGGTGGAGTAG
- the glmM gene encoding phosphoglucosamine mutase codes for MGKYFGTDGVRGVANGELTPELAYKVGRCGGYVLTRQAKHPKVVIGRDTRISGPMLEASLVAGLLSIGVEVIRIGVVSTPAVAYLTKKLGADAGVMISASHNPVEDNGIKFFGGDGFKLLDETELEIEQLLDAAVDELPRPVGGEIGTVSDEPDAKFAYLAFLKETVSESFAGYKVVLDCANGSAFELAPTVFRELGAEVITIGAEPNGRNINDHCGSTHPEKLRAEVVKHGAAIGLAFDGDADRLIAIDETGEEVDGDFILSILGDALNRTGKLNHGTIVTTVMANIGFFKGIEKAGLKALQTAVGDRYVMEEMRKGGYNLGGEQSGHVIFLDYISTGDGILTALQLVNTIVQSGRKLSELKGIMRKFPQLLVNIRVADKSKLKDNAVIEEAIRKVEEELGDNGRVLVRPSGTESLIRVMAEGPDKEQVEAYVHDIAKVIQEQLV; via the coding sequence ATGGGGAAATATTTTGGTACAGATGGTGTGCGAGGAGTCGCTAATGGCGAACTGACACCAGAATTAGCTTATAAAGTAGGCCGCTGTGGCGGATACGTATTAACGAGACAGGCTAAGCATCCGAAGGTCGTTATCGGGAGAGATACACGGATCTCGGGTCCAATGTTGGAAGCTTCACTCGTAGCAGGTTTGCTATCGATTGGCGTTGAGGTTATTCGCATCGGCGTCGTCAGCACACCGGCGGTAGCTTATTTAACGAAAAAGCTTGGAGCAGATGCAGGCGTTATGATTTCGGCTTCGCATAATCCGGTTGAGGATAACGGGATTAAGTTTTTTGGGGGCGACGGCTTCAAACTGCTAGACGAGACGGAGCTTGAAATTGAGCAGCTGCTTGACGCGGCTGTGGATGAATTACCTCGCCCAGTTGGTGGCGAGATTGGTACGGTTTCCGATGAGCCAGATGCGAAGTTCGCCTATCTGGCTTTCTTGAAGGAGACGGTATCCGAGTCTTTCGCCGGGTACAAGGTCGTTTTGGACTGCGCGAACGGCTCAGCCTTCGAGCTGGCTCCTACGGTCTTCCGCGAGCTAGGAGCGGAAGTTATCACCATCGGCGCTGAGCCGAACGGTCGCAATATCAACGATCATTGCGGCTCCACGCATCCTGAGAAGCTTCGCGCAGAAGTGGTGAAACATGGCGCAGCCATTGGTCTTGCTTTTGACGGCGACGCGGATCGTCTGATCGCGATCGATGAGACTGGTGAAGAAGTCGACGGCGACTTCATCCTTAGCATTCTGGGCGATGCGCTGAATCGCACAGGGAAGCTGAACCACGGCACGATTGTGACGACGGTGATGGCGAACATTGGCTTTTTCAAAGGGATTGAAAAAGCGGGTCTTAAAGCTCTGCAAACCGCAGTAGGCGATCGCTACGTGATGGAAGAGATGCGTAAAGGCGGTTATAACTTAGGCGGAGAGCAGTCGGGGCATGTTATCTTCCTCGATTACATCTCGACCGGAGATGGGATTCTGACGGCCTTACAGCTGGTGAACACCATTGTCCAATCGGGGCGCAAGCTTAGTGAGTTAAAAGGAATTATGCGTAAGTTCCCGCAGCTGTTGGTTAATATTCGCGTTGCGGATAAAAGCAAGCTCAAGGACAACGCTGTGATTGAGGAAGCCATTCGAAAAGTGGAGGAAGAACTCGGAGATAACGGCCGCGTGCTGGTGCGACCTTCGGGAACGGAATCGTTAATTCGTGTTATGGCTGAAGGTCCTGACAAAGAGCAAGTTGAAGCTTATGTTCATGATATTGCTAAGGTTATCCAAGAGCAATTAGTATAA
- a CDS encoding YbbR-like domain-containing protein — MDKWLRNTNVVRIVALVIGILLWVVVHMEETNLSGNSPLREREETINNVAITTKYDETHYHISSMTPANVQVIVKGKESSVKKVTTSNSYQIELDLTQVGKGDHQVTLKPVGFPSDVEVQIVPRTVHVIIEELQMKEVPVVINVKGTPAAGLKAGQPIIKPAKVYITAQTSKLEQIENVRGEVSVDKAQAAITKQVRLQAFDKDGKEVILNINPSVVDVEVPITSPFQTIPLQMKISGEPPKGFAIAMVTQNPDKVTVYGTQDVVDRLEFYQGPQLSVQDLKETKEFALDIPLRNKVTQLDPAKVTVRVEIVPSITKALENVPITIIGQNESYDTKVTLPETAQLNITVEGAPALIDQMKVQDVQAILDVSNLPPGKHELKVTLNLPTYVKLGMPQEVKATVEISEKAPKVTNP, encoded by the coding sequence ATGGATAAATGGTTACGCAATACGAATGTGGTGCGGATTGTTGCGCTTGTTATCGGTATTTTGCTATGGGTTGTTGTTCACATGGAAGAAACCAATCTATCCGGAAATTCTCCTCTTCGCGAGCGGGAGGAAACCATAAATAATGTAGCTATTACGACAAAATATGATGAAACTCATTACCACATTTCGTCCATGACTCCTGCCAACGTACAGGTTATTGTGAAAGGGAAGGAATCATCGGTTAAGAAAGTGACGACCAGCAATTCCTATCAAATTGAACTCGATTTGACGCAAGTGGGCAAGGGAGATCATCAAGTTACGCTTAAACCAGTTGGTTTTCCTTCAGACGTGGAAGTTCAAATTGTTCCTAGAACCGTGCATGTGATTATCGAAGAGCTGCAGATGAAAGAAGTGCCAGTCGTCATTAATGTCAAAGGAACACCGGCAGCTGGTCTAAAAGCTGGACAACCGATTATAAAGCCAGCCAAGGTGTATATTACAGCGCAGACTAGCAAGCTAGAGCAGATCGAGAATGTTCGCGGCGAGGTTTCGGTAGATAAGGCCCAGGCAGCAATTACGAAGCAAGTGAGACTGCAAGCTTTTGATAAAGATGGCAAAGAAGTCATACTAAATATCAATCCTTCTGTGGTCGATGTAGAAGTGCCAATCACGAGCCCGTTCCAAACCATACCACTGCAGATGAAGATTAGTGGAGAGCCGCCGAAAGGATTCGCGATAGCGATGGTTACCCAAAATCCGGACAAGGTAACCGTCTACGGTACACAAGATGTTGTAGATCGCCTAGAGTTTTATCAGGGTCCGCAGCTGAGTGTTCAGGATCTCAAGGAAACAAAGGAGTTTGCACTGGACATTCCCTTGAGGAATAAAGTAACTCAACTGGATCCTGCCAAAGTTACAGTTCGCGTGGAAATTGTTCCTTCCATTACGAAGGCTTTGGAAAATGTACCGATCACGATTATTGGTCAAAATGAAAGCTATGATACCAAAGTTACACTGCCGGAGACGGCTCAGCTAAACATTACGGTAGAGGGCGCTCCTGCACTTATTGATCAAATGAAAGTGCAGGATGTACAGGCGATCCTGGATGTTAGTAATTTGCCGCCAGGCAAGCATGAGCTGAAGGTGACATTAAATCTGCCTACCTATGTGAAGCTCGGTATGCCGCAAGAAGTCAAGGCAACTGTAGAAATCAGCGAGAAAGCACCTAAAGTAACAAATCCATAA